ccaaaaagtttggggacagCTGTTCTACTACATAGCAATGTGCTAAGTGGTTTAGGACATTATATTTTGCCCTCCACATTTTATAAGGCACTATCCCATATTACAGATATATCTCCCGAGGCTGCTTGGTCGAGGTAGCAGGGTCTGAACTTCAGTTCAAACATCTAAAAGCTCATACTAATTTTCTACTATTTTAAGTGGAATTTGGGTTAGATCTTGAAGAATATGCatgtttgggctttttttttcttattattgaaacaaaaatatatttgttattaaaaGTTTGGGGAAACAcagtagtaaaaacaaaaacaaaacccacatgcATGACTCATTACCTCAAAATTACCACTattttagtatcttttttttgagatggagtctccctctgtcacccaggctggagtgcaatagtgcagtctcagctcactgcgacctctgcctcctgggttcaagcgattttcatgcttcagcctccctgagtagctgggattacaggcgcccaccaccacacctggctaatttttctatttttagtagagatggagtttcactgtattggccaggctggtttcaaactcctgacctcaggtgacccacctgcctcagcctcccaaagtgctgggattacaggtatgagccaccatgcccagccattttagtatcttttcttcaaagatttttttaCTAAACCAAAGttggtggggttttttgtttttgtttttgttttggtgtgTGTATTGCTTATTGCATGATTCTTGTTCTTTTACATAAACAGGTTCATggccttccctttcccttttcagTGACTGTAAACTGTTCTAGGCTGGGGAGGAGCACAGCAGTGATGGAGGGGGTGACAGCAGACGTATGCTGGCTGGTGGTGCAGCCAGGACCAAGCCTTGGACACCTGGGCAGGCTACAGAGCTTGACTGAAGTGTCTGAGAGCCAAGTGGGTCCTGGGCATACAGCTCCTCAAATGCCTGGTTTAGTAGTTAGGACTTTGTTCTGTAAGCCTCATATATGCACAACTAGCACATAGAGAGCAGCTAATAAATGTCACGTACTCCTGAATAGGAAGATGCTGATggctcttcattcatttatttatctgttgagAGATAGgacctcactctgttacccaggctggagtatagtggtgagatcacagctcactgcagcctcgacctcccaaacccaagctatcctcccacctcagcctcccaagtaactgggaccacaggaatgcaccactacatccagttaagttttaatttttttgtagagacaaggtctcattatgttgcccaggttggtcttgaactcctggactcaggcattcctccttccttggcctctcaacgtgctgggattataggagtgaaccATCATGTCCAGCCACTGATGGCTCTTGATTAGGGGAATGATATCATTGCAATTTTGCACTAGGACCATTATTCAGGCCACAAAACAAGGTGGGTGATGGAGGGCACTAGAGGTTTCTACAGCATTGGAGAGTGAAGGAATCTCAACGCAGACAGGTACAGGGGGAGGCAGATGGAAGAACATGGATGAGTGAGACATACACATTCTCCAGGAAGGTGTAAAAATACTGGAATCCCAAAACCAAGAGACCAGTGCAAGCTTTGGGTTGTAAgggcagaaaataaaattgaactgCTTCCTATCTGCTTTTTAGATTCTCTCTGAGACCAGTTTCAGGTAAGAGACACTTATGTTACCAGCCTAAGACAAatttgcaatatattttattaaatattaatgtttttacTACCTTTATACAGGGTGAGTATCTATTTGACCACATCTTGGCTCAGaatcctctttttcctcctctctaaAGTGGAGGTCAGAAGAGGCGGGTGACCCAGACACACTGAGGCTGGACTTCATGAGAGGTGGATGGGAGAGGACACTGGAATTGCAGCCCTGGAATAGTCACATGGGCGGGCATCACCCATGTGCTTGGGTTGCCAGAACAAGGGGTCTTGATTCAgactccaagagagggttcttggatcttgtgcaggaaggaattcaaggtGAGTCACAGAGCACAGTGAGAAGAGATAGTTTTCTTGAAAGCTGCTCAGTTACAGAGTAGGGCATCCTCAGAAAGCAAGAGGGGAATGCCTTGTGTTTTAAGATTTTCTTATATCGGGGTCTTATCTATGTGAAAGCTAAGCTAAGCTATGTCTATGTGCGGGTGGGCTGACAGCATGACAAAATTTATTATTCTGCTGATTTAAAGAAAACTGTCCTTGGCATGTTAGCACATAAGCACATCAAAGCATAACTATAATTATCTTGAGAGCATATATTGTTATGGATATTGGGACATCTGGACTTTCTGTTGTAGGAGTGTGTCTTTGCAGGTATCTCTAAGCTGTTTCCTCAATCATAAACCTCTTATGATGCTGGGTCGTGATTAGCGAGGAATGTGCCCCTTGTTAGTTAGTCTCAAGATAGCGCTGAACTTAAAATGATGTTCCTCTGGCTCTCCTAGGCTCCTGCTTCCCTAACAGTTGCATAAACGTCTATCATGTTCAGATCACCTGTTATTTATTTCCGTAGCTCATCCTTTAGTAGATTGCAGACTCATGCAGATGCAGAAAATATGTGTTGTCTTTGTATTCTAAGTACCTCAGCGCAATAGCAAATGGAGCAAACACTGAATAAATTGCTCTTTAATGAAGATTTCAACAGCAAGAAATAGTGTACATGTGTATGGATCGTGTATatccatatacacatatatatgcacgtgtgtgtggaAATGTATATATAGTCACCTATAAATGGGTAGAGATGCGTATAGATATTTATGGGTATATCTATTCATCTATTAAGCTTTACTTGTCATGTGTCTGGTTGTACAGCTCCCATTGCTGACCATAACCGATGCAAGAAAGAGATCTTGGTTACTCATCAGTGCCTTATCCTCTAAACGGGTGGACTTGCTTCATGCAAGTGtttctgaaagaaattttttACAAACCAGATTTTTCTACATTAAATCCAATTCTAGATATACCTAAGGAGTCTGTATTTAATGTTTTTTACATATACTTTTGCAAAGTGAAGAGTCATTTCTATAAAGCAAATCATAAATCTTAAATGTATCTCTTTTCAAGTCCAAGTTTAATATATCAACTTTGCTTAAAGTTGGAGAATGCCTACCCCTCCTCTTCaaactttgctcatttctttggcAGGGGAGTGAGGATTTCCCTAGCTCACTTGTGCAGTGTGGGGATGTGCTAACACTGCTTAGATGGCAGCCTCTTTCATTCAATATTGTGACTTTTGTTTCTCTCCAGAGAGGgatagagagaaaggagagagagaatttgGTCTGTGGCCTAGGTTGTCTTTTCAGGCCCTTATTGCTGCTTTTTCTGACACATGATTGTCAACATCTCTAGTGGGGTTGGAAAAGACTTTGAGGGGATGATTAGCttgctaggactgccataacacaatgccacagactgggaatcttaaacaacagaaatggattttctcacagttctggaggatgaagtccgagatcaaggtgtcagcaggtttgctttctcctgaggcctccctcagTGGCTTGCAGATAGCCACCTTCTCGCTGTGCCCCACATGGTGTTTTCTTTGTGCGCATGCATCCTTGCTGTCCCTTTCTGTGTCCaaactttctctttttataaagacatgggtcagattggattagggcccaccctaatggcctCATATTAACATAATTACCTCTTTTGAGACCCTCTCTACAACTACAGTCACTCGGAGGTACCAGGaattaggacttgaacatatgaATTTCGGGGGATGGAACACAATTCATCTCATAAGAGGAATACCTTGCCCAGCCTTGAATGCAGCATCCCCCCCAAGTCATGTGGAGCCACAGACCAGGAGACAGAAGCATCTGCCTCccagttctttccttcctctggaaCCTGCTCTTGCATCACGGGTACCCCAGCAGCACAGCTGTGAGCCTGAAACCTGTCTCTAAGATACCAAGCTTCTGCCCAGGGACAGAAGCATCTCCCCTCAACCCCATGTAATTAATTCTCTACGCTGAAGTCCTTCCCTGGTGTTGATTCCCACTGCCTTCCCCATCCACCTATCCTCTGGTCCCCAGAAGGCACAGTGAGAAGCAGGCTGAGGCCCACAGGCAATTACGCAGATCCATGGattcataattcaaaataaacCCATCAAAACGTTTGCTCTTACTTTTAACCCCGTTGTCCCCCAAGTGGAAATGTTAAGACACAACAGCAGAAGAGATAAATATGGCAGACAAAAGTTTTCCCACAGCCTTTAGCCCCTTAAACATTCTAATCCCATTGAAGATATTTATGCCTGGCCAAAcactggggctgggggctgggctcctGCCGGCTGCCCCTTGCCGAGCCTGCCTGGCTTTGTAGAGACAGCTGCCTGTTGCTATGCGATTTGGTTACAGAAGGGCAATGCAGGGCACCTAACCCAAGTGCTTTTTTAACCAAACCACATGCTTATTAAAAGAATGGAGAAAGTTTCCATTAAAATATCTGGGCTGATTACATTTGGAAACTTAATAACATGTGTTGACTCAAATAACTCCCATTGAACTGAACCCCAGCAGGGCTCAGAGTTCACCAGGGGAACAAATATCTCTGATGAAGCTTGGCATCTTAACcctgtttaacattttaattaagaAGGGAAAATTCGGTGTCATTTGCTTTTCTGCGGTCTCCAGGAGCGGCAGGGTTCACGCTTGAGAATTCCTCCAAGAGTCCGGCGGAAAGAAATACATTAGCTAATTAGGGGTGATACAAAACATCTATATACAAGACATATACGCTCCGTTCTGCTTTGCAGGCCAGCTTTTCCACTGTCCTCCCCTTTCCAGGCTGATTCTTAAAAGAGGATGCTTGAgtataccttctttttttttttcttttaaatactgtTAATTGAGAGTTAAACTGTTGCTTGAGTCTCTTACTCTACACAGCCAGAGAGAAGCGAGGAGAAAGCATCAAGCTACAGCCCCATTCTTGGGAAATACTCGGAATGTAGTTACTTTAGAAAACAGGTCCTCAAGTCCCCATTTCATAACCAGAAAACTCATCATTTTCACTAGTATTTCCTTTTTCTAGCCAGGTGGACACTCTGGGAAATGCTTCTACTGATGGCTCAGTTGTGTAGAAAAACTTATCTTCCTTGTTTTGCAAATGAGCTTGCTAAACGGAGTTTAAAACAGCAGAGGCGGTTGCATCTACAGGATACTTGGCTGGACTACTGGGTTTGTCCCTGTtctcgaaaagaaaagaaaacgcaGCACATTGAAATAAGAAATAGTAGAAAATCCGTTTCACCAGAGGATGTGTAGAGATTTTTCAGTATATTTCCAAATCCAAAAAGTAACCAGCAGAggctcttctttatttatttattttggtttgctTTGCTTTGAAACCCTCAACCCCGAGTTTCTGTTCATTTTAAACCCGGTTCTCCTTTGGATGTCCCTTCATCTACAACCCAGTCCTGGGCTGCTGTTTCCTTCCTGGGAATCCTCCCTGCCCTGTTTGGCCTGCTGTCTCCTTCGTGTCCCAGGGAAAACCATACTCCATCACCCCCTCCGCCCTGGACCCAAAAGGGATGAGGAACAACTGAACTATGTGTTAATTGCGTTATGGCGCTTTCTCTAATGCAATAGTGGCCTTCTCCATAGCAACCGTGATTAAAAGATGCAGAATGGCGGGTCCTCCAGGGCCTGTCTGTCTGGGAAGTGATTGCCACTTTACAGAACAATTCAGTCCAGATAGAAGTTTATTGTGCACATTTCGCCTAAGCTGACTGCTCAGGTCACACTCCCCAaagcttctttctctccctctgagcGCTATTTTCAGGCTGATTTCGGGGAGGGAGCCACGGGAAATTTGCCACCCGGGTTGGGGGTGGTAGATGGGAGCTGTGTGGAGttgcaggtgggggtggggagagagagaagagaggcgCCCTCGCTCCTATTCAGGGGCTGGGGAAGAAAATAATCCCAAGCTTGCAGCCTGAATGTAAGTCATCTCCAAAGAAGCCCCATGCTTCATTAAGCATCTTTAAAAATGCCCATTGAGATGCCCAGAGGGGGTAAGGTaaattctctttccatttttgtgcCTCTTTCTAAAGCACACAGCATTCCTATTTTATACACTGTGGGGTAAGTGATTTTCAAAGTTGGAGGGAGGGGGGAATTAAACATTATCTGGACTACAACACACAGGACGGGGTGAGATAATTGTCCTGGCAGATTGCATGATCTCCATGGGAGGGGCAGGGGGCATCTGTGGGTCCCCGCTTCTTTATCTTCCTTCTTCCATGCCCCcattccttttctcctctcctgccCGTAGGGTGAACCAAAAGTCCAGAGGCTCCGCTCACCCTCACATGTGATGCTGAGACACAGAGCTTGCACACGCCCTACACTTTGGATGCACATACGAGGAATTGACAAAGACTGCCCTTCAGCCACCAGGAACTAAAAGTCGCCAGGAGGCACTCCAGGTAGCTAGAGACACAGTTTGGAATATTAAAAGAAACTAAACATCATTGTGATTTCAAAATCCAGACTCAAGCTGGAACACATCCAAAAATATGTTCTTATAATAGAAACAGATTTTCAAGTGTCCAATTTCAGAGCCCGAGCTCTGGAATCTgaaggcctgggtttgaatcttgactCTGGCTGCTCAGCCATATGACCTCAGCAAGTTATTGAGTCTtttagagcctcagtttctctatttgtaaaatagagacggctgggcgtggtggctcacgcctgtaatcccagcactttgggaggctgaggtgggcggatcacctgaggtcgggcattccagaccagcctgaccaacgtggagaaaccctgactccactaaaaatacaaaaaattagccgtgcgtgatggcatatgcctgtaatcccagatatttgggaggctgaggcaggagaatcgcttgaacctgggaggcggaggttgcagtgagccaagattgcgccattgcactccagcctgggcaacaagagtgaaactccatctcaaaaaaaaaaaaagatgaaaatagcaCCTATGTCATACAACTTTTAAGAGAATTAAAAGAGAGAATTATGTAAAGCATTTGTTTTCTGACACATGGCAATACCCAGaaactaataataatagttatcattattattacacaAGAGTAGTGCTCTATGTTTGCATAGCACTTGACGGTTCACTTACCTTACCTCTGATAATCTTCCTGACAATcctgtgctatttttttttttttttttttttttttttttgagacagagtctcgctctgttacccaggctggagagcagtgccgtgatcttggctcactgcaacccctgcctcccacttcaaatgattctcgtgcctcagcctcctgaatagctggaattacaggtgcatgccgccatgcccggctaatttttttttttttgtatttttagtagagacagggttttgccatgttggccaggctgatctcaaagtcctggcctcaggtgatccactcatcttggcctcccaaagtgctgggattacagtgcctgACCCCTCCTATGCTATTCTTTCAAGCCCTCTTTATGCCTTGCCAGAGGGAGGTCAAAGCCCCTTTTCCAGGTGTTGCCAGGCTAAGCAGAACAGGCCAATTGCTAGGTacaaaacaaatcaagaaatCCAACCTCCAAACTCCAACCCTAGTGACCAGGATTGTTCTGGACTATGGGATACAGTTCTGCCATCCTGGGGCTCATAGTtcagtctgagctcagacatggaGGTGAAGGCAAGATAACACAGCAAGGGTGGCTGCCCCAGGCCGAGGAGGCCACGCTTCTCCTGGAGCCttgcttctatttttattaacaaaatgTAAAAGATAGCCTACTTCAAGGGCCTTGGAGTAGTTAGATTTCTCTAGgaaataaaaatgctatttatactggcaaaaaatataatttttcacacTTTTGAAAGTGTTTGAAGAAAATTGGATGAAGACCACAAATCTAAATATTTATAGTGCCAAGAAATGTGTGttaatgtgatttatttttgactttagaaaataattcattAGTATCATTACTATGTTAGTAATACTATTTCCCAAGGAAATCTCCAAATTTTGAACAAAAGCTAATATGCAAATTAATTTAGGCAAAGAGCCTCCTAGTTACACTTTGTACACTGAccattatcttttctttgtttttgttttgttttgttttgagatggagtttagctcttgttgcccaggctggagtgcaatggtgcaatctcggctcactgcaacctccgcctcccgggtttatgtggttctcctgcctcagcctcctgagtagctgggactataggcgtgtgccaccacactcggctaatttttttttttttttttttttaatttttagtagagatggagtttcaccacgttagccaggctgatctcaaactcttgacctcaaatgatctgcccgcctcggcctctcaaactgctaggattacaggcatgagccatcgcaccaggCCAATCTTTGTATCTAATATGAAGATGCAATGCTCTCCAAAGGCTTTTGCCCAGATAGCTGCAGAAGCAACGAGAACAGGTTAACAAACACTCAGCCTTCAAGGCTGGGCCACCCTAAGCAGACGGACCATCCCATGAGGTTGTCAACACTCTTCAAGTGTCTACTTAAGTATGGCCCAAGAACCAACAGCATTGGCTTCATCCAGAAGCCTGTTAGAACTGCAAGATTTCACCCATAACTCTGTGCGCCCTTCCCTCCTGTCCTCTTTCCATCATCTTTCTGCGCCACCACATGGTGTGCATGTATGTCCTGACTGATGTTCTCAAGAGCATCAACAATGCCAAAAAGAGAGGCAAACACCAGGCTCTTATTAGGCTGTGCTCCAAAGTCATCATCTGTTTTCTCACTGTGATGAGGAAGCATGGTTACATTGGCGAATTTGAAATCATTGATGATCACAGAGCTGGGAAAATTGTTATGAACCTCACAGGCAGGC
The Pongo abelii isolate AG06213 chromosome 8, NHGRI_mPonAbe1-v2.0_pri, whole genome shotgun sequence genome window above contains:
- the LOC100433801 gene encoding small ribosomal subunit protein uS8-like produces the protein MVCMYVLTDVLKSINNAKKRGKHQALIRLCSKVIICFLTVMRKHGYIGEFEIIDDHRAGKIVMNLTGRLNKCGVISPRFDVQPRDLEKWQNNLLPSCQFGFIVLIISAGIMDHKEARQNTQ